One part of the Lotus japonicus ecotype B-129 chromosome 2, LjGifu_v1.2 genome encodes these proteins:
- the LOC130735910 gene encoding uncharacterized protein LOC130735910: protein MAVYALWEMRNRVVFRDGEILVPIAAVIQRCSMLAAAPVSEVIVVPRPTPLLQATWARPPYGIYKLDFDAAVATTGEVGFGLIVRNMLGEVLASAAQYLLHAASAILGEALAFRWSMQLAIQMGFRRVLFETDCLRLFQLWKKPPDGRSYLSIIVGDCFMLSRSFDYVDLSFVRRGGNSVADILAGTASKYTDMVWLEEVPREVITLVHKDVMASMPAFD, encoded by the coding sequence ATGGCAGTGTACGCTCTTTGGGAGATGCGCAACCGTGTGGTTTTCCGAGATGGTGAGATTCTTGTGCCCATAGCAGCCGTGATCCAGCGATGTTCCATGCTAGCTGCTGCGCCGGTGTCAGAGGTGATAGTGGTGCCTAGACCAACCCCGTTGTTGCAGGCAACTTGGGCCCGACCACCTTATGGTATCTACAAGCTGGATTTTGATGCAGCTGTGGCTACCACGGGAGAGGTGGGTTTTGGTTTGATTGTGAGGAATATGTTGGGTGAGGTCCTTGCTTCTGCAGCACAATATCTTCTCCATGCAGCTTCAGCGATTCTTGGGGAGGCTTTAGCCTTCCGCTGGTCTATGCAACTTGCCATTCAGATGGGGTTTCGTCGGGTTCTTTTCGAGACAGATTGTTTGCGactgttccagctttggaagaAACCTCCAGATGGTCGATCGTATTTATCTATTATTGTTGGTGATTGCTTTATGTTATCTCGTTCTTTTGATTATGTTGACTTGTCTTTTGTTCGCCGTGGGGGCAATTCTGTTGCTGATATCTTAGCTGGTACCGCTTCCAAGTACACTGATATGGTTTGGTTGGAAGAGGTACCTAGGGAGGTCATAACTCTGGTTCATAAGGATGTAATGGCTTCTATGCCTGCTTTTGATTAA
- the LOC130735911 gene encoding uncharacterized protein LOC130735911: MSRNVPQNGFNELKQLLNVKAVEIFDKYLGLPTMIGKSKTRIFNFVKDRVWKKLKGWKESTLSRADIERMSFNIALVAKNWWRIYTQPETLLAQVFKGVYFAQGDLLGAKRGYRPSYAWSCILQSSWIFQEGGRWKIGDGSQVDILHDQWLPQGVPIIGSQDLMAEFGVSNVSHLIDHAAKSWKYALVDFIFYPATVSHILKIPLPLNGSVDTLMWPETVDGNYCSKSGYIFVRRKLLGACSSTSSQPSLPAPLWKKFWRTSVQPRCKEVVWRVVSSLLLVRAALRRRGMDVDPLCPVCADEEETVFHLFVSCPVA, from the exons ATGAGCCGCAATGTACCTCAGAATGGTTTTAATGAGCTAAAGCAGCTTTTGAATGTGAAGGCAGTTGAGATTTTTGACAAGTATCTTGGTTTACCCACCATGATTGGTAAGTCCAAGACTAGAATTTTTAACTTTGTTAAAGATCGTGTCTGGAAGAAGCTCAAAGGGTGGAAGGAGTCCACTCTTTCCAGGGCAG ATATTGAAAGGATG TCTTTTAATATTGCCCTTGTGGCCAAAAACTGGTGGAGAATTTATACCCAACCTGAAACTTTGCTTGCTCAAGTTTTCAAGGGGGTGTACTTTGCGCAAGGTGATCTATTGGGGGCCAAACGTGGCTATCGTCCAAGCTATGCTTGGTCTTGTATCTTGCAGTCCAGCTGGATTTTTCAGGAGGGTGGTCGGTGGAAAATTGGTGATGGTAGTCAGGTTGATATTCTTCATGACCAGTGGCTACCTCAGGGGGTACCTATTATAGGTAGTCAAGATTTAATGGCTGAATTTGGAGTGTCCAATGTCTCTCATTTAATTGATCATGCAGCCAAATCTTGGAAGTATGCTTTGGTGGATTTTATTTTCTACCCAGCCACTGTatctcatattttaaaaattcctTTGCCTTTGAATGGTAGTGTTGATACTCTCATGTGGCCAGAAACTGTTGATGGCAATTATTGTTCCAAATCTGGTTATATTTTTGTTCGCAGGAAGCTCCTTGGCGCTTGTTCGTCAACCTCTTCCCAGCCATCGCTTCCAGCTCCTTTGTGGAAGAAGTTTTGGCGTACTAGTGTCCAGCCCCGTTGCAAAGAGGTGGTGTGGCGTGTGGTTTCATCTTTACTTCTAGTCCGTGCAGCGCTTCGTCGGAGAGGCATGGATGTGGACCCTTTGTGCCCGGTGTGTGCTGATGAGGAGGAGACTGTGTTTCACTTGTTCGTGTCTTGTCCTGTGGCCTAG